Proteins encoded in a region of the Ptychodera flava strain L36383 chromosome 4, AS_Pfla_20210202, whole genome shotgun sequence genome:
- the LOC139131071 gene encoding SWI/SNF-related matrix-associated actin-dependent regulator of chromatin subfamily A member 5-like isoform X3 (The sequence of the model RefSeq protein was modified relative to this genomic sequence to represent the inferred CDS: added 198 bases not found in genome assembly) — translation MSSMDSSDSSPEVPEPMCMQLPGPAPITLKSPPKGSQVQDGEDYEQKLTRDRANRFDYLLQQTEIFTHFVSSTASSKTPTSPLKMKPGRPKTKKDERAKLSAVGDHRHRMTEQEEDEELMSEQRKATQVVTRFEESPSYIKFGEMRDYQVRGLNWMISLYEHGINGILADEMGLGKTLQTISLIGYMKHYRNIPSPHLVICPKSTLANWMAEFKKWCPSMRAVCLIGDQETRAAFIRDVMLPGEWDVCITSYEMAIREKSVFKKFNWRYLTIDEAHRIKNEKSKLSEIVREFRSTNRLLLTGTPLQNNLHELWALLNFLLPDVFNSSSDFDAWFDTNNCLDNKDLVQRLHRVLRPFLLRRLKADVEKKLLPKKETKIYVGLSKMQREWYTKILMKDIDVVNGAGKTDKMRLLNILMQLRKCCNHPYLFDGAEPGPPYTTDYHLAENCGKMVILDRLLPKLQQQGSRVLIFSQMTRVLDILEDYCMWRGYQYCRIDGQTPHDDRQSSIDDYNHPESKKFIFMLSTRAGGLGINLATADIVILYDSDWNPQVDLQAMDRAHRIGQKKQVCVFRFITENTVEERIVERAEMKLRLDNIVIQQGRLVDSNVKVSKDEMLNMIRHGADYVFASKDSTVSEEDIDQIIQFGEQKTQELAKKLSDFGEGQLRNFSMEQPESIFHFEGEDYKEKQKASGIGHWIEPPKRERKANYAVDAYFREALRVSEPKAPKAPRPPKQPNVQDFQFFPPRLFELLDKEILYYRKSIGYKVPLNPELPNATQARKEEQKRIDEATQLLEEEIEEKEKLLQQGFTNWSKRDFNQFVKANEKHGRDDIDSIAREVEGKTPDEVIEYSTVFWERCNELQDIERIMAQIERGEAKIQRKISIKKALDAKMARYRAPFHQLRIAYGTNKGKNWTEEEDRFLVCMLHKLGFDKENVYDELRTACRQAPQFRFDWFLKSRTAMELQRRCNTLITLIERENQELEEKEKADKRKRGGRGTPKVKTEKKTEKRKADGTPDGRGRPKKKKT, via the exons ATGTCGAGTATGGATAGCAGCGATAGCTCTCCAGAAGTCCCTGAGCCTATG TGCATGCAGCTTCCGGGCCCTGCCCCAATAACGCTGAAAAGCCCACCTAAGGGAAGTCAAGTACAAGATGGTGAAGACTATGAGCAGAAATTG acaagggATCGTGCAAACAGGTTTGATTACCTGCTGCAGCAGACGGAAATCTTCACTCACTTTGTGAGCAGCACCGCATCCAGCAAAACTCCCACCAGTCCGCTGAAGATGAAACCGGGCCGACCCAAAACAAAGAAGGACGAGCGAGCGAAGCTCTCGGCAGTCGGAGA TCATCGACATCGGATGACAGAGCAGGAGGAAGATGAGGAATTGATGTCAGAGCAAAGGAAAGCCACACAGGTGGTGACCCGATTTGAGGAGTCGCCGTCATACATCAAGTTTGGAGAGATGAGAGACTATCAGGTCCGAGGTCTCAATTGGATGATTTCACTGTATGAGCACGGTATCAATGGCATCCTTGCTGATGAAATG GGTTTGGGTAAAACACTACAGACAATATCACTGATTGGCTACATGAAGCACTACAGAAATATTCCCAGCCCACATCTGGTCATCTGTCCCAAGTCAACTCTGGCCAACTGGATGGCTGAGTTCAAAAAGTGGTGTCCAAGCATGAGGGCAGTGTGTCTCATCGGTGACCAAGAAACAAGG GCAGCGTTTATACGAGACGTGATGTTGCCCGGGGAGTGGGATGTGTGCATCACTTCGTACGAGATGGCCATCCGTGAAAAGTCAGTCTTCAAGAAATTCAACTGGAGGTATCTGACTATCGATGAGGCTCACagaatcaaaaatgaaaagtcAAAA TTATCAGAGATTGTCAGAGAATTCCGATCAACCAATCGTCTGCTGCTGACTGGAACACCCTTGCAGAACAACCTCCACGAGCTGTGGGCCTTGCTCAATTTCCTCCTCCCGGATGTCTTCAACTCTTCCTCAGACTTTGATGCCTGGTTTGACACCAACAACTGTCTCGACAACAAAGACCTGGTACAGCGTTTACACAGG GTTCTACGACCCTTCCTGCTGCGTCGTCTGAAGGCCGACGTGGAGAAGAAGCTGCTGCCAAAGAAAGAAACCAAAATTTACGTGGGTCTGAGCAAGATGCAGAGAGAGTGGTACACCAAGATCCTGATGAAAGACATCGATGTGGTGAACGGGGCTGGCAAGACAGACAAAATGAGGCTGCTTAACATCCTCATGCAGCTCAGAAAGTGTTGCAATCACCCGTACCTGTTTGACGGCGCAGAACCGGGTCCCCCGTACACCACAGATTATCACCTGGCGGAGAACTGCGGCAAGATGGTGATTCTTGACAGACTACTGCCAAAGCTTCAACAACAAG GCTCCCGCGTGCTGATATTCAGTCAGATGACAAGAGTGCTGGACATCTTGGAAGATTATTGTATGTGGCGGGGATATCAGTACTGCCGTATTGATGGTCAGACGCCTCATGATGACCGACAG TCCAGTATAGATGACTACAACCATCCAGAGAGCAAGAAGTTCATATTCATGTTGAGTACCCGTGCTGGTGGTCTGGGAATTAATTTAGCCACAGCCGACATTGTTATATTGTATGATAGTGATTGGAACCCGCAGGTTGATTTACAAGCTATG GATCGAGCCCATCGTATTGGTCAGAAGAAACAAGTGTGTGTGTTCCGTTTCATCACAGAGAACACCGTTGAAGAACGTATCGTGGAAAGAGCCGAAATGAAACTCAGGTTGGATAACATAGTCATTCAACAAG GTCGCCTGGTTGATTCCAACGTGAAGGTCAGCAAAGACGAGATGCTGAACATGATTCGCCACGGAGCTGATTACGTGTTTGCATCCAAAGACAGCACGGTCTCAGAGGAAGACATCGATCAGATCATCCAGTTTGGAGAGCAGAAG ACGCAAGAACTGGCGAAGAAGTTGAGTGACTTTGGTGAAGGTCAGCTCAGAAATTTCAGCATGGAACAACCAGAGAGTATCTTTCACTTTGAAGGTGAAGATTATAAAGAGAAACAGAAG GCATCCGGTATTGGACACTGGATTGAACCACCCAAGAGAGAAAGGAAAGCCAATTATGCGGTCGATGCATACTTCCGTGAAGCCCTCCGCGTGAGCGAACCAAAGGCACCAAAG GCACCCAGACCGCCAAAGCAACCCAATGTTCAAGATTTCCAGTTTTTCCCTCCAAGGTTGTTTGAGCTCCTTGACAAAGAAATCCTGTACTACAGAAAGAGCATTGGCTACAAG gtGCCCTTGAACCCTGAACTTCCAAACGCAACACAAGCGAGGAAAGAAGAGCAGAAGAGGATCGATGAGGCCACTCAACTTCTTGAAGAAGAAATCGAAGAAAAGGAGAAACTTCTACAGCAG GGATTCACCAATTGGAGCAAGCGTGATTTCAACCAGTTCGTGAAGGCCAATGAGAAACACGGCCGTGACGACATCGACAGCATAGCCAGGGAAGTAGAAGGCAAAACTCCCGATGAG GTCATTGAGTACTCCACAGTGTTCTGGGAGCGATGCAACGAGCTGCAGGATATCGAGAGGATCATGGCACAGATTGAAAGAGGAGAAGCTAAAATCCAGAGAAAGATAAGCATCAAGAAGGCCCTGGATGCCAAG ATGGCGCGGTACAGAGCACCATTCCATCAGCTTCGCATTGCCTACGGAACAAACAAAGGCAAGAACTGGACGGAGGAGGAGGACCGCTTCCTGGTCTGTATGTTACACAAACTTGGATTTGACAAGGAGAATGTCTACGACGAGCTACGCACTGCCTGCAGACAAGCCCCTCAGTTCAGGTTCGACTGGTTCCTCAAGTCAAGAACTGCAATG
- the LOC139131071 gene encoding SWI/SNF-related matrix-associated actin-dependent regulator of chromatin subfamily A member 5-like isoform X2 (The sequence of the model RefSeq protein was modified relative to this genomic sequence to represent the inferred CDS: added 198 bases not found in genome assembly), with translation MSSMDSSDSSPEVPEPMCMQLPGPAPITLKSPPKGSQVQDGEDYEQKLTRDRANRFDYLLQQTEIFTHFVSSTASSKTPTSPLKMKPGRPKTKKDERAKLSAVGENTSLSKTKEVPAKDDRSKLSAAGDHRHRMTEQEEDEELMSEQRKATQVVTRFEESPSYIKFGEMRDYQVRGLNWMISLYEHGINGILADEMGLGKTLQTISLIGYMKHYRNIPSPHLVICPKSTLANWMAEFKKWCPSMRAVCLIGDQETRAAFIRDVMLPGEWDVCITSYEMAIREKSVFKKFNWRYLTIDEAHRIKNEKSKLSEIVREFRSTNRLLLTGTPLQNNLHELWALLNFLLPDVFNSSSDFDAWFDTNNCLDNKDLVQRLHRVLRPFLLRRLKADVEKKLLPKKETKIYVGLSKMQREWYTKILMKDIDVVNGAGKTDKMRLLNILMQLRKCCNHPYLFDGAEPGPPYTTDYHLAENCGKMVILDRLLPKLQQQGSRVLIFSQMTRVLDILEDYCMWRGYQYCRIDGQTPHDDRQSSIDDYNHPESKKFIFMLSTRAGGLGINLATADIVILYDSDWNPQVDLQAMDRAHRIGQKKQVCVFRFITENTVEERIVERAEMKLRLDNIVIQQGRLVDSNVKVSKDEMLNMIRHGADYVFASKDSTVSEEDIDQIIQFGEQKTQELAKKLSDFGEGQLRNFSMEQPESIFHFEGEDYKEKQKASGIGHWIEPPKRERKANYAVDAYFREALRVSEPKAPKAPRPPKQPNVQDFQFFPPRLFELLDKEILYYRKSIGYKVPLNPELPNATQARKEEQKRIDEATQLLEEEIEEKEKLLQQGFTNWSKRDFNQFVKANEKHGRDDIDSIAREVEGKTPDEVIEYSTVFWERCNELQDIERIMAQIERGEAKIQRKISIKKALDAKMARYRAPFHQLRIAYGTNKGKNWTEEEDRFLVCMLHKLGFDKENVYDELRTACRQAPQFRFDWFLKSRTAMELQRRCNTLITLIERENQELEEKEKADKRKRGGRGTPKVKTEKKTEKRKADGTPDGRGRPKKKKT, from the exons ATGTCGAGTATGGATAGCAGCGATAGCTCTCCAGAAGTCCCTGAGCCTATG TGCATGCAGCTTCCGGGCCCTGCCCCAATAACGCTGAAAAGCCCACCTAAGGGAAGTCAAGTACAAGATGGTGAAGACTATGAGCAGAAATTG acaagggATCGTGCAAACAGGTTTGATTACCTGCTGCAGCAGACGGAAATCTTCACTCACTTTGTGAGCAGCACCGCATCCAGCAAAACTCCCACCAGTCCGCTGAAGATGAAACCGGGCCGACCCAAAACAAAGAAGGACGAGCGAGCGAAGCTCTCGGCAGTCGGAGA AAATACTAGCCTATCGAAGACCAAGGAAGTTCCTGCTAAAGACGATCGTTCAAAGTTGTCAGCCGCTGGAGA TCATCGACATCGGATGACAGAGCAGGAGGAAGATGAGGAATTGATGTCAGAGCAAAGGAAAGCCACACAGGTGGTGACCCGATTTGAGGAGTCGCCGTCATACATCAAGTTTGGAGAGATGAGAGACTATCAGGTCCGAGGTCTCAATTGGATGATTTCACTGTATGAGCACGGTATCAATGGCATCCTTGCTGATGAAATG GGTTTGGGTAAAACACTACAGACAATATCACTGATTGGCTACATGAAGCACTACAGAAATATTCCCAGCCCACATCTGGTCATCTGTCCCAAGTCAACTCTGGCCAACTGGATGGCTGAGTTCAAAAAGTGGTGTCCAAGCATGAGGGCAGTGTGTCTCATCGGTGACCAAGAAACAAGG GCAGCGTTTATACGAGACGTGATGTTGCCCGGGGAGTGGGATGTGTGCATCACTTCGTACGAGATGGCCATCCGTGAAAAGTCAGTCTTCAAGAAATTCAACTGGAGGTATCTGACTATCGATGAGGCTCACagaatcaaaaatgaaaagtcAAAA TTATCAGAGATTGTCAGAGAATTCCGATCAACCAATCGTCTGCTGCTGACTGGAACACCCTTGCAGAACAACCTCCACGAGCTGTGGGCCTTGCTCAATTTCCTCCTCCCGGATGTCTTCAACTCTTCCTCAGACTTTGATGCCTGGTTTGACACCAACAACTGTCTCGACAACAAAGACCTGGTACAGCGTTTACACAGG GTTCTACGACCCTTCCTGCTGCGTCGTCTGAAGGCCGACGTGGAGAAGAAGCTGCTGCCAAAGAAAGAAACCAAAATTTACGTGGGTCTGAGCAAGATGCAGAGAGAGTGGTACACCAAGATCCTGATGAAAGACATCGATGTGGTGAACGGGGCTGGCAAGACAGACAAAATGAGGCTGCTTAACATCCTCATGCAGCTCAGAAAGTGTTGCAATCACCCGTACCTGTTTGACGGCGCAGAACCGGGTCCCCCGTACACCACAGATTATCACCTGGCGGAGAACTGCGGCAAGATGGTGATTCTTGACAGACTACTGCCAAAGCTTCAACAACAAG GCTCCCGCGTGCTGATATTCAGTCAGATGACAAGAGTGCTGGACATCTTGGAAGATTATTGTATGTGGCGGGGATATCAGTACTGCCGTATTGATGGTCAGACGCCTCATGATGACCGACAG TCCAGTATAGATGACTACAACCATCCAGAGAGCAAGAAGTTCATATTCATGTTGAGTACCCGTGCTGGTGGTCTGGGAATTAATTTAGCCACAGCCGACATTGTTATATTGTATGATAGTGATTGGAACCCGCAGGTTGATTTACAAGCTATG GATCGAGCCCATCGTATTGGTCAGAAGAAACAAGTGTGTGTGTTCCGTTTCATCACAGAGAACACCGTTGAAGAACGTATCGTGGAAAGAGCCGAAATGAAACTCAGGTTGGATAACATAGTCATTCAACAAG GTCGCCTGGTTGATTCCAACGTGAAGGTCAGCAAAGACGAGATGCTGAACATGATTCGCCACGGAGCTGATTACGTGTTTGCATCCAAAGACAGCACGGTCTCAGAGGAAGACATCGATCAGATCATCCAGTTTGGAGAGCAGAAG ACGCAAGAACTGGCGAAGAAGTTGAGTGACTTTGGTGAAGGTCAGCTCAGAAATTTCAGCATGGAACAACCAGAGAGTATCTTTCACTTTGAAGGTGAAGATTATAAAGAGAAACAGAAG GCATCCGGTATTGGACACTGGATTGAACCACCCAAGAGAGAAAGGAAAGCCAATTATGCGGTCGATGCATACTTCCGTGAAGCCCTCCGCGTGAGCGAACCAAAGGCACCAAAG GCACCCAGACCGCCAAAGCAACCCAATGTTCAAGATTTCCAGTTTTTCCCTCCAAGGTTGTTTGAGCTCCTTGACAAAGAAATCCTGTACTACAGAAAGAGCATTGGCTACAAG gtGCCCTTGAACCCTGAACTTCCAAACGCAACACAAGCGAGGAAAGAAGAGCAGAAGAGGATCGATGAGGCCACTCAACTTCTTGAAGAAGAAATCGAAGAAAAGGAGAAACTTCTACAGCAG GGATTCACCAATTGGAGCAAGCGTGATTTCAACCAGTTCGTGAAGGCCAATGAGAAACACGGCCGTGACGACATCGACAGCATAGCCAGGGAAGTAGAAGGCAAAACTCCCGATGAG GTCATTGAGTACTCCACAGTGTTCTGGGAGCGATGCAACGAGCTGCAGGATATCGAGAGGATCATGGCACAGATTGAAAGAGGAGAAGCTAAAATCCAGAGAAAGATAAGCATCAAGAAGGCCCTGGATGCCAAG ATGGCGCGGTACAGAGCACCATTCCATCAGCTTCGCATTGCCTACGGAACAAACAAAGGCAAGAACTGGACGGAGGAGGAGGACCGCTTCCTGGTCTGTATGTTACACAAACTTGGATTTGACAAGGAGAATGTCTACGACGAGCTACGCACTGCCTGCAGACAAGCCCCTCAGTTCAGGTTCGACTGGTTCCTCAAGTCAAGAACTGCAATG
- the LOC139131071 gene encoding SWI/SNF-related matrix-associated actin-dependent regulator of chromatin subfamily A member 5-like isoform X1 (The sequence of the model RefSeq protein was modified relative to this genomic sequence to represent the inferred CDS: added 198 bases not found in genome assembly) — translation MSSMDSSDSSPEVPEPMCMQLPGPAPITLKSPPKGSQVQDGEDYEQKLTRDRANRFDYLLQQTEIFTHFVSSTASSKTPTSPLKMKPGRPKTKKDERAKLSAVGEFSHNRNTSLSKTKEVPAKDDRSKLSAAGDHRHRMTEQEEDEELMSEQRKATQVVTRFEESPSYIKFGEMRDYQVRGLNWMISLYEHGINGILADEMGLGKTLQTISLIGYMKHYRNIPSPHLVICPKSTLANWMAEFKKWCPSMRAVCLIGDQETRAAFIRDVMLPGEWDVCITSYEMAIREKSVFKKFNWRYLTIDEAHRIKNEKSKLSEIVREFRSTNRLLLTGTPLQNNLHELWALLNFLLPDVFNSSSDFDAWFDTNNCLDNKDLVQRLHRVLRPFLLRRLKADVEKKLLPKKETKIYVGLSKMQREWYTKILMKDIDVVNGAGKTDKMRLLNILMQLRKCCNHPYLFDGAEPGPPYTTDYHLAENCGKMVILDRLLPKLQQQGSRVLIFSQMTRVLDILEDYCMWRGYQYCRIDGQTPHDDRQSSIDDYNHPESKKFIFMLSTRAGGLGINLATADIVILYDSDWNPQVDLQAMDRAHRIGQKKQVCVFRFITENTVEERIVERAEMKLRLDNIVIQQGRLVDSNVKVSKDEMLNMIRHGADYVFASKDSTVSEEDIDQIIQFGEQKTQELAKKLSDFGEGQLRNFSMEQPESIFHFEGEDYKEKQKASGIGHWIEPPKRERKANYAVDAYFREALRVSEPKAPKAPRPPKQPNVQDFQFFPPRLFELLDKEILYYRKSIGYKVPLNPELPNATQARKEEQKRIDEATQLLEEEIEEKEKLLQQGFTNWSKRDFNQFVKANEKHGRDDIDSIAREVEGKTPDEVIEYSTVFWERCNELQDIERIMAQIERGEAKIQRKISIKKALDAKMARYRAPFHQLRIAYGTNKGKNWTEEEDRFLVCMLHKLGFDKENVYDELRTACRQAPQFRFDWFLKSRTAMELQRRCNTLITLIERENQELEEKEKADKRKRGGRGTPKVKTEKKTEKRKADGTPDGRGRPKKKKT, via the exons ATGTCGAGTATGGATAGCAGCGATAGCTCTCCAGAAGTCCCTGAGCCTATG TGCATGCAGCTTCCGGGCCCTGCCCCAATAACGCTGAAAAGCCCACCTAAGGGAAGTCAAGTACAAGATGGTGAAGACTATGAGCAGAAATTG acaagggATCGTGCAAACAGGTTTGATTACCTGCTGCAGCAGACGGAAATCTTCACTCACTTTGTGAGCAGCACCGCATCCAGCAAAACTCCCACCAGTCCGCTGAAGATGAAACCGGGCCGACCCAAAACAAAGAAGGACGAGCGAGCGAAGCTCTCGGCAGTCGGAGA ATTTTCTCACAATAGAAATACTAGCCTATCGAAGACCAAGGAAGTTCCTGCTAAAGACGATCGTTCAAAGTTGTCAGCCGCTGGAGA TCATCGACATCGGATGACAGAGCAGGAGGAAGATGAGGAATTGATGTCAGAGCAAAGGAAAGCCACACAGGTGGTGACCCGATTTGAGGAGTCGCCGTCATACATCAAGTTTGGAGAGATGAGAGACTATCAGGTCCGAGGTCTCAATTGGATGATTTCACTGTATGAGCACGGTATCAATGGCATCCTTGCTGATGAAATG GGTTTGGGTAAAACACTACAGACAATATCACTGATTGGCTACATGAAGCACTACAGAAATATTCCCAGCCCACATCTGGTCATCTGTCCCAAGTCAACTCTGGCCAACTGGATGGCTGAGTTCAAAAAGTGGTGTCCAAGCATGAGGGCAGTGTGTCTCATCGGTGACCAAGAAACAAGG GCAGCGTTTATACGAGACGTGATGTTGCCCGGGGAGTGGGATGTGTGCATCACTTCGTACGAGATGGCCATCCGTGAAAAGTCAGTCTTCAAGAAATTCAACTGGAGGTATCTGACTATCGATGAGGCTCACagaatcaaaaatgaaaagtcAAAA TTATCAGAGATTGTCAGAGAATTCCGATCAACCAATCGTCTGCTGCTGACTGGAACACCCTTGCAGAACAACCTCCACGAGCTGTGGGCCTTGCTCAATTTCCTCCTCCCGGATGTCTTCAACTCTTCCTCAGACTTTGATGCCTGGTTTGACACCAACAACTGTCTCGACAACAAAGACCTGGTACAGCGTTTACACAGG GTTCTACGACCCTTCCTGCTGCGTCGTCTGAAGGCCGACGTGGAGAAGAAGCTGCTGCCAAAGAAAGAAACCAAAATTTACGTGGGTCTGAGCAAGATGCAGAGAGAGTGGTACACCAAGATCCTGATGAAAGACATCGATGTGGTGAACGGGGCTGGCAAGACAGACAAAATGAGGCTGCTTAACATCCTCATGCAGCTCAGAAAGTGTTGCAATCACCCGTACCTGTTTGACGGCGCAGAACCGGGTCCCCCGTACACCACAGATTATCACCTGGCGGAGAACTGCGGCAAGATGGTGATTCTTGACAGACTACTGCCAAAGCTTCAACAACAAG GCTCCCGCGTGCTGATATTCAGTCAGATGACAAGAGTGCTGGACATCTTGGAAGATTATTGTATGTGGCGGGGATATCAGTACTGCCGTATTGATGGTCAGACGCCTCATGATGACCGACAG TCCAGTATAGATGACTACAACCATCCAGAGAGCAAGAAGTTCATATTCATGTTGAGTACCCGTGCTGGTGGTCTGGGAATTAATTTAGCCACAGCCGACATTGTTATATTGTATGATAGTGATTGGAACCCGCAGGTTGATTTACAAGCTATG GATCGAGCCCATCGTATTGGTCAGAAGAAACAAGTGTGTGTGTTCCGTTTCATCACAGAGAACACCGTTGAAGAACGTATCGTGGAAAGAGCCGAAATGAAACTCAGGTTGGATAACATAGTCATTCAACAAG GTCGCCTGGTTGATTCCAACGTGAAGGTCAGCAAAGACGAGATGCTGAACATGATTCGCCACGGAGCTGATTACGTGTTTGCATCCAAAGACAGCACGGTCTCAGAGGAAGACATCGATCAGATCATCCAGTTTGGAGAGCAGAAG ACGCAAGAACTGGCGAAGAAGTTGAGTGACTTTGGTGAAGGTCAGCTCAGAAATTTCAGCATGGAACAACCAGAGAGTATCTTTCACTTTGAAGGTGAAGATTATAAAGAGAAACAGAAG GCATCCGGTATTGGACACTGGATTGAACCACCCAAGAGAGAAAGGAAAGCCAATTATGCGGTCGATGCATACTTCCGTGAAGCCCTCCGCGTGAGCGAACCAAAGGCACCAAAG GCACCCAGACCGCCAAAGCAACCCAATGTTCAAGATTTCCAGTTTTTCCCTCCAAGGTTGTTTGAGCTCCTTGACAAAGAAATCCTGTACTACAGAAAGAGCATTGGCTACAAG gtGCCCTTGAACCCTGAACTTCCAAACGCAACACAAGCGAGGAAAGAAGAGCAGAAGAGGATCGATGAGGCCACTCAACTTCTTGAAGAAGAAATCGAAGAAAAGGAGAAACTTCTACAGCAG GGATTCACCAATTGGAGCAAGCGTGATTTCAACCAGTTCGTGAAGGCCAATGAGAAACACGGCCGTGACGACATCGACAGCATAGCCAGGGAAGTAGAAGGCAAAACTCCCGATGAG GTCATTGAGTACTCCACAGTGTTCTGGGAGCGATGCAACGAGCTGCAGGATATCGAGAGGATCATGGCACAGATTGAAAGAGGAGAAGCTAAAATCCAGAGAAAGATAAGCATCAAGAAGGCCCTGGATGCCAAG ATGGCGCGGTACAGAGCACCATTCCATCAGCTTCGCATTGCCTACGGAACAAACAAAGGCAAGAACTGGACGGAGGAGGAGGACCGCTTCCTGGTCTGTATGTTACACAAACTTGGATTTGACAAGGAGAATGTCTACGACGAGCTACGCACTGCCTGCAGACAAGCCCCTCAGTTCAGGTTCGACTGGTTCCTCAAGTCAAGAACTGCAATG
- the LOC139131082 gene encoding LOW QUALITY PROTEIN: GPN-loop GTPase 2-like (The sequence of the model RefSeq protein was modified relative to this genomic sequence to represent the inferred CDS: inserted 1 base in 1 codon) has product MPFGQFVIGPPGAGKTMYCAAMKQFLKEXGRKVAIVNLDPANDVMPYEPSVDLSTLVTLSDVMDNLKLGPNGGLLYCMEYLEKNTDWLQRQLKEHTKDKYVLFDCPGQVELYTHHSSLKKVAGFLQKWNFRLTAVHLVDSHYCSDPSKFISVLLTSLSTMLQMEMPHVNILSKMDLLEQFGKLAFNLDYYTEVLDLNYLVEYLNKDPFTKKFCKLNQTLVDVIQDYSLVSFSTLNVQDKETMLRVLKVVDKANGYVFGDLEERNLQALMSSAIGADFQYFEYPLQILQLVSL; this is encoded by the exons ATGCCATTTGGACAGTTTGTGATTGGACCCCCAGGGGCTGGAAAGACAATGTACTGTGCTGCCATGAAGCAGTTTCTGAAGG TCGGGCGGAAAGTCGCCATTGTGAACCTTGACCCAGCAAATGATGTCATGCCCTATGAACCCAGCGTGGATCTGTCCACACTGGTGACTCTGAGTGATGTCATGGACAACCTGAAACTTGGCCCCAATGGTGGTCTGCTTTACTGTATGGAGTACCTGGAAAAAAACACGGACTGGCTCCAAAGGCAGCTCAAAGAACACACCAAAGACAAATATGTGCTCTTTGATTGCCCAGGACAGGTTGAGCTATACACTCACCACTCATCATTGAAGAAAGTAGCAGGCTTTTtgcaaaagtggaatttcagg ttgACTGCTGTGCATCTTGTAGATTCCCATTACTGCAGTGATCCATCCAAGTTTATTTCAGTTTTACTCACATCACTGTCCACCATGTTGCAAATGGAGATGCCACATGTCAACATTCTCTCCAAAATGGACCTGCTTGAACAGTTTGGCAAGCTAG CATTTAATTTAGATTACTACACAGAAGTGTTGGATTTGAATTATCTTGTGGAATACCTCAACAAAGATCCATTCACTAAGAAGTTTTGCAAGTTGAACCAGACACTGGTTGATGTGATTCAGGACTACAGCCTGGTGTCATTTTCAACCCTGAATGTTCAG GATAAAGAAACAATGTTGCGAGTGTTGAAGGTGGTTGACAAGGCTAATGGATACGTCTTTGGAGACTTGGAGGAACGCAACCTGCAAGCTCTGATGTCGTCAGCCATCGGCGCTGACTTCCAGTACTTTGAATATCCTTTACAAATCTTACAGTTGGTGTCACTGTAA